A region of the Clostridium sp. AN503 genome:
GGGCAGGGCGCTCCTTGCCGGCTCCACGATCAGTCCGTCGATACCGCCCTTTTCCAGGATAGAATCCAGGATATCGCACTCCCGGTCGATCCGGTTCCCCGTGAAGGCTACCTGCATGGTGTAACCGGCTTTTGAGAGCACACGCTCGATCCCTCTCATCACAGGAGGAAATATGTAGCTGTCCACATAGGTACTGATCACCGCGATATTTTTGTAGGATTTCTGCCTGACGGCCCTGACCGTCTCACCAACATAAGTACCGCTCCCCCGGACACGGCGCACCAGCTTCTGCTGCTCCAAGAGATCCACCGCGTGGCGCACGGTCTGACGGCTTAAGTCAAACTGCGCCGCCAGCTCATTCTCCGAAGGAAGCTTATCCCCCATGGCAAATGTCCCGTTATTGATATTCTCCAGCACCCAGTTTACGACTGCTTTATATTTTGGTTCCTGTCCCTGCATCTGTTTTTTATCTCCTTGTTATTTCTTTCTCTTTGATAACAAGTCTACCGTAACAGCGCCCAAAAGTACAGCACCTTTCACGATTTTCTGGATATCTGTGGACCACCCGTAAAGGGACATTCCGTTGTTTAAGATACCCATGATAAATGCCCCGACCACCGCTCCGATGATCGTACCAACGCCGCCGGTCGTTGCCGCGCCGCCGATGTAACAGGACGCGATCGCATCCATCTCAAACTGGTCGCCCGCCTTCGGCGTGGCAGAGGCGTTTCGTGCGGAGAGGACGATGCCTGCCACTGCGCACAGGATACCCATATTGGTGTATACCCAGAAGAACACCTTTTCCGTATTGATGCCGGAAAGCTTGGCTGCCTTCGCATTGCCGCCCAGCGCATAGATCTGGCGTCCGGCAACGGTCTTGCTGGTGATGAAATGGTACAGCGCCACCAGCGCGCCCATGATGACCAGCACGAACGGGATTCCGTTATAGCGGGCCAGCTTGTAGAAGAAGAACCAGATGATCAGCAGGATCACCGCCTCCTTCGCAACGGTCTGCCACAGCGGGTTGACCGGGAATCCGTATTTTTTCTTGGTGCGGATCGACTTAAGCTCGGACAGCACCACCAGGACAGAGGCCGCTGCCGCCACGGCGATACAGACCAGATCCAGCGTGCCGTTTCCAAAGGGAACCTTGACGGTGGGAAGGAAGCCTGCGCCTATGTAGGAATAGCTTGCGGAAAACGGGCCTTTTGTCTGTGCCTTTAAGAGGGTGTAGGTAAGTCCGCGCCCCATCAGCATGGTTGCCAGGGTAACGATAAACGGCGGGATCGCCAGCTTCGACACGAAGAAACCGACGAACATACCGGACAGGGTACCGATCGCCAGGGCTGCCAGGATCGCCACCCACATGTTGGTCTTGTAGTCTACCATCATGATGCCGACTACCGCGCCGCAGAGGGCAACCACCGAGCCAACTCCCAGGTCGATGTTGCCGGTCAGTACGCAGAGCAGCATACCCACTGCCAGGATCACAACGTATCCGTTCTGCATGATCAGGTTGTTGATGTTGGCGGGGGACATGTTCTTTCCGCCGGTCATGACGGCAAATATCAGGAATACTGCGATCAGCGCCAGCAGCATACCGTACTGTTTCATATCAATATTAACTGTTTTCTTCTTATCCATCTCACTCATCCTTTCCATTATCCTGCATAATGCACTTCATGATCCGCTCCTGGGATACTTCATCCTTTGACAGCTCCCCGGTGATCTTGCCCTCATTGATGACATAGATCCGGTCGCAGGTGCCGATAACCTCCTGAAGCTCGGAGGAGATCACGATGACCGCCTTGCCCGCTTTTGCCAGGTCATTGATCACGCAGTAAATCTCATATTTGGCGCCCACGTCGATGCCGCGGGTCGGCTCATCCAGGATCAGCACGTCCGGCTGCGTCAGCATCCATTTGGCTAACACCACCTTCTGCTGGTTTCCTCCTGATAAGGAGCCTACCGTCTGATTGATGGAATTTGATTTGATATTGATCCTCTTTTTGTAT
Encoded here:
- the mmsB gene encoding multiple monosaccharide ABC transporter permease → MDKKKTVNIDMKQYGMLLALIAVFLIFAVMTGGKNMSPANINNLIMQNGYVVILAVGMLLCVLTGNIDLGVGSVVALCGAVVGIMMVDYKTNMWVAILAALAIGTLSGMFVGFFVSKLAIPPFIVTLATMLMGRGLTYTLLKAQTKGPFSASYSYIGAGFLPTVKVPFGNGTLDLVCIAVAAAASVLVVLSELKSIRTKKKYGFPVNPLWQTVAKEAVILLIIWFFFYKLARYNGIPFVLVIMGALVALYHFITSKTVAGRQIYALGGNAKAAKLSGINTEKVFFWVYTNMGILCAVAGIVLSARNASATPKAGDQFEMDAIASCYIGGAATTGGVGTIIGAVVGAFIMGILNNGMSLYGWSTDIQKIVKGAVLLGAVTVDLLSKRKK